A single Cyprinus carpio isolate SPL01 chromosome A6, ASM1834038v1, whole genome shotgun sequence DNA region contains:
- the pacsin1b gene encoding protein kinase C and casein kinase substrate in neurons protein 1: MSGAYDESAMSDETTESFWEVGNYKRTVKRIEDGHRLCNDMMSCIQERAKIEKSYAQQLTDWSKRWRQLVERGPQYGTLERAWVALMTEAEKVSELHQEVKNNLLNEDLEKVKNWQKEAYHKQMMGGFRETKEAEEGFRKAQKPWAKKLKELETAKKTYHMACKEEKIASTRESNSKGEASVTSDQQKKLQEKLDKCKNDVQKAKEKYEKSLDELSKCTPQYMENMEVVFEQCQQFEEKRLNFLREVFLDIKRHLNLTESQSYAAVYRELERRVSSASAQEDLKWFSNVHGPGMHMNWPQFEEFNPELNHSINKKEKVKRNHDGVTLTQVTHAVDQGTPQTAYRGSVSSYEKNQQCSAEWSDDEQPPAAQTASETNGSGNNLFEEESKGVRVRALYDYEGQEQDELTFKAGDELIKLEDEDEQGWCKGRLDSGQRGLFPANYVESV, from the exons ATGTCGGGTGCCTACGATGAGTCCGCCATGTCCGACGAGACCACGGAGAGTTTCTGGGAG GTTGGGAACTACAAGCGTACAGTAAAGCGAATCGAGGATGGCCATCGACTCTGCAATGACATGATGAGTTGCATCCAGGAGCGTGCCAAGATCGAGAAGTCCTATGCGCAGCAGCTCACTGATTGGTCCAAGAGGTGGAGGCAGCTGGTGGAGAGAG GGCCGCAGTACGGGACTTTGGAGAGAGCCTGGGTCGCTCTGATGACCGAAGCAGAAAAGGTGAGCGAGTTACACCAGGAGGTGAAAAATAACCTGCTGAACGAGGACTTGGAGAAGGTGAAGAACTGGCAGAAAGAGGCCTACCACAAACAAATGATGGGTGGCTTCAGAGAAACCAAAGAAGCGGAGGAGGGTTTCCGGAAAGCCCAGAAACCTTGGGCCAAAAAGCTGAAAGAG TTGGAAACAGCAAAGAAAACATACCACATGGcctgcaaagaagaaaaaattgcATCTACAAGGGAGTCTAATAGCAAAGGAGAGGCGTCAGTCACATCAGATCAGCAAAAGAAACTCCAGGAGAAGTTGGACAAGTGCAAAAACGATGTTCAGAAG gctAAAGAGAAATACGAGAAGAGCCTTGATGAGCTCAGCAAGTGCACGCCGCAGTACATGGAGAACATGGAGGTGGTGTTTGAGCAGTGCCAGCAGTTTGAGGAGAAGAGGCTGAACTTCCTCCGCGAGGTGTTTCTGGACATCAAACGCCATCTTAATCTCACCGAGAGCCAAAG CTATGCCGCAGTCTACAGGGAGCTAGAGCGAAGAGTGAGCTCTGCCAGTGCTCAAGAAGACCTCAAGTGGTTCAGCAACGTCCACGGGCCAGGCATGCACATGAACTGGCCGCAGTTTGAG GAGTTCAACCCAGAGCTGAACCACTCCATTAATAAGAAAGAGAAGGTGAAGAGGAACCATGATGGAGTCACGCTGACTCAAGTCACACATGCTGTAGATCAGGGCACACCGCAGACTGCATACCGGGGCAG CGTGAGCAGCTATGAGAAGAACCAGCAGTGCTCTGCCGAATGGTCCGATGACGAGCAGCCGCCTGCCGCACAAACAGCCAGTGAAACAAACGGGAGTGGAAATAATCTGTTCGAAGAGGAGAGTAAAGGAGTGCGAGTGAGAGCGCTGTATGACTACGAGGGCCAAGAACAAGACGAGCTCACATTTAAAGCAG GAGACGAGCTGATCAAACTGGAGGATGAGGATGAGCAGGGCTGGTGCAAAGGCCGGCTGGACAGCGGTCAGCGTGGCTTGTTCCCGGCTAACTACGTCGAGTCCGTTTAG
- the LOC109072319 gene encoding SAM pointed domain-containing Ets transcription factor-like, which translates to MASPVRIQSDSAVLQPLHSTGFTESSLALLKREDGLEMVDHKPRLDGSDRGHPGLYLSCFDMLFTEDAAWLVRVSDSSTPAAVGPRLEPCQEPEQCPVIDSPGLGASPLSPTLEEQVEERSLEQVQSLVVGEVLKDIETACKLLNITPDPMEWNCGNVQKWLLWTEHLYRLPQVGKAFQELDGKDLCSMSEEDFRQRSPQCSETLHAHLDIWKSAAWMKERCSGGETRMREAEELWSEADSSCSGQPIHLWQFLRELLLKPHSYGRCIRWLNKEKGIFKIEDSAHVARLWGLRKNRPAMNYDKLSRSIRQYYKKGIIRKPDVSQRLVYQFVHPV; encoded by the exons ATGGCTAGTCCTGTCCGAATCCAGTCAGACAGTGCTGTTCTTCAGCCACTGCACTCCACAGGCTTCACCGAGAGCTCGCTGGCCCTTCTTAAGCGAGAAGATGGCTTGGAGATGGTGGACCACAAACCCCGTCTTGATGGCTCGGACCGAGGACACCCGGGACTCTATCTGTCCTGCTTTGACATGCTGTTCACCGAGGATGCCGCCTGGCTGGTGAGAGTCTCGGATTCGTCCACACCCGCGGCTGTCGGGCCCAGACTGGAGCCGTGTCAGGAGCCGGAGCAGTGTCCGGTGATCGACAGCCCTGGGCTGGGAGCCTCCCCACTGTCTCCTACTCTGGAGGAACAGGTGGAGGAGAGATCTTTAGAACAGGTGCAAAGCCTGGTAGTAGGAGAAGTTCTGAAGGACATTGAGACCGCTTGTAAACTTCTCAATATCACACCAG ACCCGATGGAGTGGAATTGTGGGAACGTTCAGAAGTGGCTGTTGTGGACGGAGCATCTCTACAGGCTCCCGCAGGTGGGGAAGGCCTTCCAAGAGCTGGATGGCAAAGATTTATGCTCCATGAGCGAGGAAGACTTCCGACAGCGTTCGCCACAGTGCAGCGAAACGTTACACGCACATCTGGATATATGGAAATCAG CTGCCTGGATGAAGGAAAGATGTTCGGGTGGAGAGACCAGGATGAGAG AAGCTGAAGAGCTGTGGTCCGAAGCGGATTCGTCTTGTTCTGGTCAGCCGATCCATCTGTGGCAGTTCCTCAGAGAACTTCTGCTCAAACCTCACAGTTACGGACGCTGCATCCGCTGGCTGAATAAAGAGAAAG GGATCTTCAAAATCGAAGATTCTGCTCATGTGGCACGTCTCTGGGGTTTGAGGAAGAACCGTCCGGCTATGAACTATGACAAACTCAGCCGCTCTATTCGGCAGTACTATAAAAAGGGCATCATCCGCAAGCCAGATGTCTCGCAAAGACTCGTCTATCAGTTCGTCCATCCGGTATAA